A genomic window from Candidatus Denitrolinea symbiosum includes:
- a CDS encoding selenide, water dikinase SelD, translating into MQEMFKPTDYPDLLVGLDSPDDAAVWRLDESRALIVTADFFTPVVDDAYDYGAIAAANSLSDVYAMGGNPFLALNVAAMPETLPDEVASEILRGGAEKALEAGVAIAGGHTVKDKEPKYGLVAVGFVDPRRMLTKRGLRPGDALALTKPLGFGVTTTALKQERAESRDVAEAVEWMSRLNRTASELAVEFELRGGTDVTGYSLLGHALEMAEASGVALQITYAKVPFLQSARKYAEEGAFPGGAFDNRAYFGHAVQFPQALDEPSQMLLFDPQTSGGLLLGVPQAKLSAFLERAGELGQPAWVIGEARPGRGIEIV; encoded by the coding sequence ATGCAGGAGATGTTCAAACCCACAGACTACCCCGACTTGCTGGTGGGACTCGACAGTCCCGACGACGCGGCGGTCTGGCGGCTGGACGAATCGCGGGCGCTGATCGTCACCGCGGATTTTTTTACGCCGGTGGTGGACGACGCCTACGATTACGGCGCCATCGCGGCGGCCAACAGTCTCTCGGACGTGTACGCCATGGGCGGGAATCCGTTCCTGGCGCTGAACGTGGCGGCCATGCCCGAAACCCTGCCAGACGAGGTCGCTTCCGAGATCCTGCGCGGCGGCGCGGAAAAGGCGCTCGAGGCGGGCGTGGCGATCGCGGGCGGACACACCGTCAAGGACAAGGAGCCGAAGTACGGGCTCGTCGCCGTCGGGTTCGTAGACCCGCGTCGGATGTTGACGAAGCGCGGCCTGCGTCCTGGCGACGCGCTGGCGTTGACGAAGCCGCTCGGCTTCGGGGTGACGACCACCGCCCTGAAACAGGAACGCGCCGAAAGTCGGGATGTGGCCGAGGCGGTGGAGTGGATGTCGCGGCTGAATCGGACCGCGTCCGAGCTGGCGGTCGAGTTCGAACTGCGCGGCGGGACGGACGTCACCGGCTACAGCCTGCTCGGTCACGCGCTCGAGATGGCGGAGGCTTCGGGCGTAGCGCTCCAGATAACCTACGCGAAAGTCCCGTTCCTGCAATCCGCCCGAAAATACGCGGAGGAGGGCGCGTTCCCCGGCGGAGCATTCGATAACCGCGCCTATTTCGGACATGCGGTACAATTCCCGCAGGCGTTAGATGAGCCGTCTCAAATGCTACTCTTCGACCCGCAGACCAGCGGCGGCCTGTTGCTGGGCGTGCCGCAGGCCAAATTGTCCGCGTTTTTGGAGCGCGCCGGGGAACTTGGTCAACCCGCCTGGGTGATCGGCGAAGCGAGGCCGGGACGCGGAATCGAGATCGTTTAG
- a CDS encoding UDP-N-acetylglucosamine 2-epimerase (non-hydrolyzing), with amino-acid sequence MKILSVFGTRPEAVKMAPIVRLLAGTTGVESRVCVTAQHRQMLDQVLNLFDIQPDYDLDLMRDDQSLAELSAAIFTHLDRVLADFQPDWVLAQGDTTTVAITSLLAYYRRVRFGHVEAGLRTRDKWQPFPEEINRRVAGVVADLHFAPTDWARQNLLREGVDDSIVKVTGNPVIDALNVVKQQPEPSEVAELLQRLDLSTSRPSDQQTSKLILVTAHRRENFGQPLEDICEALKQLAARGDVEIVYPVHLNPNVQGPVHRLLDGVAHVTLLPPLDYLPLVHLMKRAKLILTDSGGIQEEAPAFGIPALVLREVTERPEGVAAGALKLVGTTAPRIVEEAKRLLDDPSEYEKMARASNPYGDGHAAERIVEALLKFSAL; translated from the coding sequence ATGAAAATCCTCTCCGTTTTTGGCACCCGCCCCGAAGCCGTGAAAATGGCTCCCATCGTCCGTCTCCTCGCGGGGACGACGGGAGTCGAGTCGCGCGTCTGCGTCACCGCCCAGCACCGCCAAATGCTCGACCAGGTCTTGAATTTATTCGACATCCAACCCGACTATGACCTCGACCTGATGCGCGACGACCAGTCTCTCGCGGAACTCAGCGCGGCCATCTTCACCCACCTCGACCGCGTCCTCGCCGACTTCCAACCCGACTGGGTTCTCGCGCAGGGAGACACGACCACCGTCGCCATCACCTCTCTGCTGGCGTACTATCGCCGCGTCCGCTTCGGGCATGTGGAGGCGGGACTCCGCACCCGCGACAAGTGGCAGCCCTTCCCCGAGGAGATCAACCGCCGCGTGGCGGGCGTCGTCGCGGACCTGCACTTCGCCCCCACCGACTGGGCGCGGCAAAACCTCCTCCGCGAGGGCGTGGACGACTCCATCGTCAAAGTGACAGGGAATCCCGTCATAGATGCGCTGAACGTCGTCAAACAACAACCAGAGCCGAGCGAAGTCGCCGAATTGCTCCAACGGCTCGATCTTTCAACCAGCAGACCATCCGACCAGCAGACCAGCAAACTAATTTTAGTCACCGCCCACCGCCGCGAAAACTTCGGGCAGCCGCTGGAGGACATCTGCGAGGCGCTCAAACAACTCGCGGCGCGCGGGGACGTGGAAATCGTCTATCCCGTCCACTTGAATCCCAACGTGCAGGGACCTGTCCACCGTTTGCTGGACGGCGTCGCCCACGTCACCCTCCTGCCGCCGCTGGACTACCTCCCGCTCGTGCATTTGATGAAGCGCGCCAAACTCATCCTGACCGACTCGGGCGGGATTCAAGAGGAAGCCCCCGCGTTCGGGATTCCCGCCCTCGTCCTGCGCGAAGTGACCGAACGGCCGGAGGGCGTGGCCGCGGGCGCGCTGAAACTCGTCGGGACGACCGCCCCGCGCATCGTCGAGGAGGCGAAGCGGCTGTTGGACGATCCGTCCGAATACGAGAAAATGGCGCGGGCGTCCAATCCGTATGGCGACGGTCACGCCGCGGAACGGATCGTCGAGGCGCTCCTCAAGTTTTCCGCTTTGTAA
- a CDS encoding DP-N-acetyl-D-mannosaminuronate dehydrogenase translates to MNFQNICVIGLGYIGLPTASTFAARGRNVLGVDINGAVVSTLKRGDIHIHEPGLREEFQSALATKRLSFAAAPAPADAFIISVPTPFYEGELGEADGVKFKKADMRAVIAAAESIVPHLRKGNLVVLESTSPPRTTVDLVRPILERSGLSAGRDFHLAYSPERVLPGQILRELIENARVIGGVTPESAQAGRDLYAAFVKGQIILTDATTAEMVKLMENTTRDVNIALANEFARLAERFGVDAWEAISIASLHPRVKILSPGPGVGGHCIGVDPWFFVESAPDIAALIQQARLVNDGQPRFVAESVRKTVGRLKGRKIAALGLAYKPDVDDLRESPAAEVIHRLQSEGALVKAFEPFKPEGLPNMECAATLEAAIGDADVILLLVNHTQFRELTPESLRPLTSATALFDAVNAWQGRDWEKAGFAYHRLGVGKAP, encoded by the coding sequence TTGAACTTCCAAAACATCTGCGTCATCGGACTCGGCTACATCGGCCTGCCGACCGCGTCCACCTTCGCCGCGCGCGGACGAAACGTCCTCGGCGTGGACATCAACGGAGCAGTCGTCTCCACCCTCAAGCGCGGCGACATCCACATCCACGAGCCGGGGCTGCGCGAGGAATTCCAATCCGCGCTGGCGACGAAACGCCTCTCCTTCGCCGCCGCGCCCGCGCCCGCCGACGCGTTCATCATCTCTGTGCCGACTCCCTTTTACGAGGGCGAACTCGGCGAAGCGGACGGGGTCAAATTCAAAAAAGCCGACATGCGCGCGGTCATCGCCGCGGCCGAATCCATCGTCCCGCACCTGCGGAAGGGGAATCTCGTCGTCCTCGAGTCGACCTCCCCGCCGCGCACCACCGTGGACCTCGTCCGTCCGATCCTCGAGCGTTCTGGACTTTCAGCCGGGCGCGACTTCCACCTGGCGTATTCTCCCGAGCGCGTCCTGCCGGGACAGATCCTGCGCGAATTGATCGAGAACGCGCGCGTCATCGGCGGCGTGACTCCCGAATCCGCGCAGGCCGGGCGCGACCTCTACGCGGCCTTCGTCAAGGGACAGATCATCCTCACCGACGCGACCACCGCCGAGATGGTGAAATTGATGGAGAACACCACCCGCGACGTGAACATCGCCCTCGCCAACGAGTTCGCCCGTCTCGCGGAGCGCTTCGGCGTGGACGCGTGGGAGGCGATCTCCATCGCCAGCCTGCACCCGCGCGTCAAGATCCTTTCCCCCGGCCCCGGCGTCGGCGGGCATTGCATCGGCGTGGACCCGTGGTTCTTCGTCGAATCCGCGCCCGACATCGCCGCGCTCATCCAACAGGCGCGCCTCGTCAACGACGGACAGCCGCGCTTCGTGGCGGAGTCCGTCAGGAAAACAGTCGGCCGCCTCAAAGGTAGGAAAATCGCCGCGCTCGGGCTGGCGTACAAACCCGACGTGGACGACCTGCGCGAGAGTCCCGCCGCGGAAGTCATCCATCGCCTGCAAAGCGAGGGCGCGCTGGTCAAAGCCTTCGAGCCGTTCAAGCCCGAGGGACTGCCGAACATGGAATGTGCCGCCACGCTCGAAGCCGCCATCGGGGACGCGGACGTCATCCTGCTGCTGGTGAACCACACCCAGTTCCGCGAGTTGACGCCCGAGTCGCTCCGCCCGCTCACCTCGGCGACGGCCCTGTTCGACGCCGTCAACGCCTGGCAGGGACGTGATTGGGAAAAAGCGGGATTTGCCTATCATCGGTTGGGAGTCGGCAAAGCCCCATGA
- a CDS encoding regulator of protease activity HflC, stomatin/prohibitin superfamily: protein MDSFIYILCLVLLVGVGGFIFLSNAIRIVPEYQRLVVFRLGRCVGTRGPGLILLVPVIDRAVKVDLREQVREIPHQTSITKDNAPISIDFLWYYKVLDPAESVLQVGNFEVAAQGMATTTLRAVIGGIPLDDVLSEREHINTMLRTRLDEVTERWGVKVTNVEIREIIPPREVQEAMNRQMSAERVRRAVVTESTGTREAAINVAEGEKQAAILKAEGQKQSAILQAEGERQAQALRAEGYAVALERIFGSAKLVDQKTMTLQYFETLKALGSGPATKYIFPMEFTSMIENFVKSK, encoded by the coding sequence ATGGATAGTTTCATCTACATATTGTGCCTCGTCCTGCTCGTTGGCGTGGGCGGATTCATTTTTCTGTCGAACGCCATCCGCATCGTGCCTGAATACCAGCGGCTGGTCGTCTTTCGGCTTGGTCGCTGCGTGGGCACGCGCGGTCCCGGCTTGATCCTGCTCGTCCCGGTCATTGATCGCGCTGTGAAAGTGGACTTGCGCGAGCAGGTGCGCGAGATCCCGCATCAGACTTCCATCACCAAGGATAACGCGCCCATCTCGATCGACTTCCTGTGGTACTACAAAGTGCTGGACCCGGCCGAGTCGGTGCTGCAGGTCGGGAACTTTGAAGTGGCCGCGCAAGGCATGGCGACGACCACGCTGCGCGCCGTCATCGGCGGTATCCCGCTGGACGACGTGCTGTCTGAGCGCGAACACATCAACACCATGCTCCGCACCCGTCTCGACGAAGTGACCGAGCGCTGGGGCGTGAAAGTGACCAACGTGGAGATCCGCGAGATCATCCCGCCGCGCGAAGTCCAGGAAGCGATGAACCGCCAGATGTCCGCCGAACGCGTCCGCCGCGCGGTCGTCACCGAATCCACGGGTACGCGTGAAGCCGCCATTAACGTAGCGGAAGGCGAGAAACAGGCCGCCATCCTGAAAGCCGAAGGCCAGAAGCAGTCCGCCATCCTGCAGGCCGAAGGCGAGCGGCAGGCCCAGGCCTTGCGCGCCGAGGGCTACGCGGTGGCGCTCGAAAGGATCTTCGGCTCCGCCAAACTGGTGGATCAGAAGACGATGACGCTTCAATACTTCGAGACCCTCAAGGCTCTCGGCTCCGGCCCCGCCACCAAGTACATCTTCCCGATGGAATTCACCAGCATGATCGAAAACTTCGTCAAGAGCAAGTAA
- a CDS encoding ribonuclease D, with translation MFEKNFPPVWVATNSALESLVNDLTRQPRIAVDTESNSLHAYREQVCLIQFSTPGADYLLDPFALPNLESLAPIFASPRIEKIFHAAEYDLICLRRDFGFAFASIFDTMHAERILGYEKVGLDAALEKHFNVNVNKRFQKADWGMRPLPRDLLEYARFDTHYLIPLRDKLQRELEAMGRWELAREDFRRACYPNGESAEDAPEPWRRFANRRDVNLRELTVLRELINLREQIAARLDRPPFKVVTDDKLIAIARAAPKTKKELEETGLSEKQVNRWGAEILSALERGAAAPLVKRKPSQRPDDAVLRRLEALKEWRKKIAAQMGVESDIVLPRPFLLSLAEQGGREINTIMDSSPTRLAQYGEQILKVLGG, from the coding sequence ATGTTTGAAAAGAACTTTCCGCCCGTCTGGGTGGCGACAAACTCCGCGCTGGAGTCCCTCGTCAACGATTTGACGCGGCAGCCGCGCATCGCGGTGGACACCGAGTCCAATTCCCTGCACGCGTATCGAGAACAAGTCTGCCTGATCCAATTCTCCACGCCGGGCGCCGACTATTTGCTCGATCCGTTCGCGCTGCCCAACCTCGAGTCTCTCGCCCCGATCTTCGCGAGTCCGCGCATCGAGAAAATCTTCCACGCCGCGGAGTACGACCTCATCTGCCTGCGCCGCGACTTTGGATTCGCGTTCGCCAGCATCTTCGACACGATGCACGCCGAGCGCATCCTCGGTTACGAAAAGGTGGGGTTGGACGCCGCGCTCGAAAAGCACTTCAACGTCAACGTGAACAAACGCTTCCAAAAAGCGGACTGGGGGATGCGCCCGCTCCCGCGCGACCTGCTGGAGTATGCCCGTTTCGACACTCATTATCTCATCCCGCTGCGCGATAAACTTCAGCGGGAACTCGAAGCGATGGGGCGCTGGGAGTTGGCGCGCGAGGACTTCCGCCGCGCCTGTTACCCGAACGGCGAATCCGCGGAGGATGCGCCCGAACCGTGGCGGCGATTCGCCAATCGCCGCGACGTGAACCTGCGCGAACTGACCGTCCTGCGCGAGTTGATTAACCTCCGCGAGCAGATCGCGGCCCGCCTGGACCGCCCGCCCTTCAAGGTCGTCACCGACGATAAACTGATCGCCATTGCGCGCGCCGCCCCCAAAACCAAAAAGGAATTGGAAGAGACGGGCTTGAGCGAGAAGCAGGTGAACCGCTGGGGCGCGGAGATTCTCTCCGCGCTGGAGAGGGGCGCGGCGGCCCCGCTCGTGAAGCGGAAGCCGTCCCAGCGTCCAGACGACGCGGTCCTGCGCCGATTGGAGGCGCTGAAAGAGTGGCGCAAGAAGATCGCCGCGCAGATGGGCGTGGAGTCGGACATCGTCCTGCCGCGTCCGTTCCTATTATCGCTGGCCGAGCAGGGCGGGCGTGAAATAAATACGATCATGGACAGTTCGCCCACGCGCCTGGCGCAATATGGCGAGCAAATCTTAAAAGTTTTAGGAGGCTGA
- a CDS encoding MBL fold metallo-hydrolase, translating to MRINFHGAAHTVTGSQHLIEINGSRLLLECGLYQGRRAEAFERNRNFKYDPRSVDAMILSHSHIDHCGNLPNLVKQGYHGPIYMTKPAVELTDVMLRDAGHIQESDAEYLNKKRRARGEPLIEPLYTQRDAEVVSENFVGQDYGEEFEPLPGVKAHFVEAGHILGSAGISLTLTENGRSVRFWFSGDIGRFQLPLLRDPVLPDETDFLLMESTYGDKPHRGPQLAYEEFREVVLRTQERGGKVIIPAFAVGRTQELVYWLNMMMHQDGVKPMPVYVDSPLAVNASDIFKRFSDTFDEETRQFVRENRHPALDFEWLTYIRSVDESKALNERREPMVIISASGMAETGRILHHLKNNIENPKNTICIVSWQAPDTLGRRLADREKQVRIFGEVYDVRAEVSTIGGLSGHAGQDLLMQYALSGSGRKRKVFLVHGEEKPALTLLGKLRDVGVRQVEYPSPHSFSEL from the coding sequence ATGCGGATCAACTTTCACGGCGCGGCTCACACGGTGACGGGCTCGCAGCACTTGATCGAGATCAACGGCTCGCGGCTTTTGCTGGAATGCGGGCTGTACCAGGGCAGGCGCGCCGAGGCCTTCGAACGCAATCGGAACTTCAAATACGATCCGCGCTCGGTGGACGCGATGATCCTTTCGCATTCGCACATTGACCATTGCGGCAACCTGCCGAATTTGGTGAAGCAGGGCTACCACGGCCCCATCTATATGACCAAACCCGCGGTCGAGTTGACCGACGTGATGCTGCGGGACGCGGGTCACATCCAGGAATCGGACGCGGAGTACCTGAACAAAAAGCGGCGGGCGCGCGGCGAGCCGCTGATCGAGCCGCTTTACACGCAGCGCGACGCCGAGGTCGTTTCGGAAAATTTCGTGGGGCAGGATTACGGCGAGGAGTTCGAACCCCTCCCCGGCGTGAAGGCGCATTTCGTGGAGGCGGGACATATCCTCGGTTCGGCGGGCATCTCGCTGACGCTGACCGAAAACGGCCGCTCCGTGCGCTTCTGGTTTTCGGGCGACATCGGCCGCTTCCAACTTCCCCTGCTGCGCGACCCGGTCCTCCCCGATGAGACAGATTTTCTGCTGATGGAATCCACCTACGGCGACAAGCCGCACCGCGGACCGCAGCTGGCCTACGAGGAATTCCGCGAGGTCGTGCTGCGGACGCAGGAACGCGGCGGCAAGGTCATCATCCCCGCCTTCGCGGTTGGACGCACGCAGGAACTGGTCTACTGGCTGAACATGATGATGCACCAGGACGGCGTGAAGCCGATGCCCGTCTATGTGGACAGCCCGCTGGCCGTCAACGCTTCGGACATCTTCAAGCGCTTCTCGGACACCTTCGACGAGGAGACGCGGCAGTTCGTCCGCGAGAACCGTCATCCCGCGCTGGATTTCGAATGGCTGACCTACATCCGTTCTGTAGACGAATCGAAGGCGCTGAACGAGCGCCGCGAGCCGATGGTTATCATTTCCGCTTCGGGCATGGCCGAGACGGGACGCATCCTGCATCACCTGAAGAACAACATCGAAAACCCCAAAAACACCATCTGCATCGTCTCGTGGCAGGCGCCCGATACGCTGGGACGCAGGCTCGCCGACCGCGAGAAGCAGGTGCGGATCTTTGGCGAGGTCTATGACGTGCGCGCGGAAGTATCCACCATCGGCGGTCTCTCCGGCCACGCGGGGCAGGACCTGTTGATGCAATACGCCCTGTCCGGTAGCGGGAGGAAGCGCAAGGTCTTCCTCGTCCACGGGGAGGAGAAGCCCGCCCTCACGCTTCTCGGAAAACTGCGGGATGTCGGCGTGCGGCAGGTCGAATATCCCAGCCCCCATTCATTCTCGGAGTTGTGA
- a CDS encoding tRNA guanosine(34) transglycosylase Tgt, translated as MFDFTLTARDGRARAGTFSTPHGDLLTPVFAPVGTQATVKTLTPEHLKDINASLVLSNTYHLYLRPGDDLVAEMGGLHRFMKWPRPMLTDSGGFQVFSLAQTRKIDDDGVTFKSHIDGSTHRFTPERSIRIQENLGADIVMAFDECSDPNDHAYSRVAMQRTHCWAERSLKAKRRADQALFGIVQGGVSADLRAESAQFIASLGTPGIAIGGLSVGETKAEMHAMLDVVTSLLPEDKPRYLMGVGTPEDLINGVARGVDIFDCVLPTRLARHHSAFAVEGRLNLMNAAFARDSRPIDETCDCYACRTFTRAYIRHLIVAKELLAGTLISIHNLRALIRLMESIRGYIVDGTFQERVPELLQRWRGNAERKSN; from the coding sequence ATGTTCGATTTCACCCTCACCGCCCGCGATGGACGCGCCCGCGCGGGGACATTCTCCACCCCGCACGGCGACCTGCTCACGCCCGTCTTCGCGCCGGTCGGCACACAGGCCACCGTCAAAACCCTCACGCCCGAGCATCTCAAGGACATCAACGCCTCGCTCGTGTTGAGCAACACCTATCATCTCTACCTCCGCCCCGGCGATGACCTCGTGGCTGAAATGGGCGGACTGCACCGTTTCATGAAGTGGCCGCGTCCCATGCTGACGGACTCGGGCGGATTCCAGGTCTTCTCGCTCGCGCAGACGCGCAAAATTGACGACGACGGCGTGACCTTCAAAAGTCACATTGACGGCTCGACGCACCGCTTCACCCCCGAACGTTCGATCCGCATCCAGGAAAACCTCGGCGCCGACATCGTCATGGCCTTCGACGAATGTTCCGACCCGAACGACCACGCCTACAGCCGCGTCGCCATGCAGCGGACTCATTGCTGGGCCGAACGCTCCCTCAAAGCCAAACGCCGCGCCGACCAAGCCTTGTTCGGAATCGTCCAGGGCGGCGTCAGCGCGGACCTTCGAGCGGAGTCGGCCCAATTCATCGCCTCCCTCGGGACGCCCGGAATCGCCATTGGCGGACTCTCCGTCGGCGAGACCAAAGCCGAGATGCACGCAATGCTCGACGTCGTGACCTCGCTGCTTCCCGAAGACAAGCCGCGCTACCTGATGGGCGTCGGGACGCCCGAAGACCTGATCAACGGCGTCGCCCGCGGCGTGGACATCTTCGACTGCGTCCTGCCGACGCGGCTGGCGCGTCATCACTCGGCCTTCGCGGTGGAGGGACGTCTCAACCTGATGAACGCCGCCTTCGCCCGCGACAGCCGTCCCATTGACGAGACCTGCGATTGCTACGCCTGCCGCACGTTCACGCGCGCCTACATCCGCCATCTCATCGTCGCCAAGGAATTGCTCGCGGGGACGCTGATCTCCATCCACAACCTGCGCGCCTTGATCCGTTTGATGGAATCCATCCGCGGCTACATCGTCGATGGGACGTTTCAGGAGCGCGTCCCCGAGTTGTTGCAGCGGTGGCGCGGAAACGCGGAGAGAAAAAGCAACTGA
- a CDS encoding undecaprenyl-diphosphatase UppP, with the protein MNIFQAILLGVIQGLTEFIPVSSTAHLLIGQKLLGLPSNGHVFAFQVIIQLGTVLALLVFFWKDIWHIARAFFLGIWNRKPFASHDSLLGWLLIVATIPALVFGYFMKDFIETLFADPLTQAGIRLLMSALLLGLVERFGRRDRRLESATWRDALAVGFFQILALFPGASRSGSTIAGGMTLGLDRPSAARFAFLMSAPILIAAGAYETFRVAQLPDIRAFLPYLLIGLVVAAIVGWLSIKWLIGYLSKHSLYVFAVYCAALGALVLFLR; encoded by the coding sequence ATGAACATCTTCCAAGCCATCCTCCTCGGCGTCATTCAAGGACTGACTGAGTTCATCCCCGTCTCGTCCACCGCGCATTTGCTGATCGGCCAGAAACTTCTCGGCCTGCCCTCCAATGGACATGTCTTCGCCTTCCAGGTCATCATCCAGTTGGGGACCGTCCTCGCCCTCCTGGTCTTTTTCTGGAAGGACATCTGGCACATCGCCCGCGCCTTTTTCCTCGGCATCTGGAATCGAAAACCCTTCGCCTCGCACGACTCCCTCCTCGGCTGGCTGTTGATCGTCGCCACCATCCCCGCGCTGGTCTTCGGCTACTTCATGAAGGATTTCATCGAGACGCTCTTCGCCGACCCGCTCACGCAGGCGGGGATTCGTCTCCTCATGTCCGCGCTGCTGCTTGGGCTGGTGGAACGCTTCGGGCGACGCGACCGCCGCCTCGAATCCGCCACCTGGCGGGACGCGCTCGCCGTCGGCTTTTTCCAAATCCTGGCGCTCTTCCCCGGCGCGTCGCGCAGCGGCTCGACCATCGCGGGCGGCATGACCCTCGGCCTCGACCGTCCCTCGGCGGCGCGCTTCGCCTTTCTCATGTCCGCGCCCATCCTCATCGCCGCGGGCGCCTACGAGACCTTCCGCGTCGCCCAATTGCCCGACATCCGCGCCTTCCTCCCGTATCTGTTGATCGGACTCGTCGTCGCGGCCATCGTCGGCTGGCTCTCCATCAAATGGCTGATCGGCTACCTGAGCAAACACTCCCTCTACGTCTTCGCCGTTTATTGCGCGGCGCTCGGCGCGTTGGTTCTGTTTCTTCGATGA
- a CDS encoding thymidine phosphorylase, giving the protein MRAVDIIIKKRDKSELTREEIQFFVGGITDGSIPDYQTSAWAMAVLLNGMTPRETTDLTLAIAHSGETMGLSHLVKIAVDKHSTGGVGDKTSLVALPVVAACGLPVGKMSGRGLGFSGGTLDKLESIPGYRADLTVEEFERQLKEIGLVLCGQSKELAPADGKLYALRDVTGTVQSIPLIASSVMSKKIAGGAQAIVLDVKVGNGAFMENLEDARRLAGLMTQIGELAGRKVTALLSDMNQPLGHAVGNALEVREAIDTLRGAGPADFREHCLHVAAHMLVLGEVTGSLAQARALAEASIADGSALAKFRQLVGAQGGDVSYVDDPDKLPRAALVETVRAPRSGYLQQVQARRVGEASVSLGAGRARKGDPLDLSVGFVVHHKVGDAVGKGDPLFTVHAGDAAKRDAAIASGLAAHVIVDHPAPPLPLFYE; this is encoded by the coding sequence ATGCGCGCTGTAGACATCATCATCAAAAAACGTGACAAGAGCGAATTGACTCGCGAAGAAATTCAATTTTTTGTGGGCGGGATCACCGACGGGTCCATTCCCGATTACCAGACTTCAGCCTGGGCCATGGCCGTCCTGCTGAACGGCATGACGCCGCGCGAAACGACGGACCTGACTCTCGCCATCGCCCACTCGGGCGAGACGATGGGCCTTTCCCATCTCGTCAAGATCGCGGTGGACAAACACTCCACGGGCGGGGTGGGAGACAAGACCAGCCTCGTCGCCCTGCCGGTCGTCGCGGCCTGCGGGTTGCCGGTCGGCAAAATGTCGGGGCGCGGACTCGGCTTCAGCGGCGGCACGCTCGACAAACTGGAATCCATCCCCGGCTACCGCGCCGACCTGACCGTCGAGGAATTCGAGCGCCAATTGAAGGAAATCGGACTCGTATTGTGCGGGCAATCGAAGGAACTCGCGCCCGCGGACGGGAAACTCTACGCCCTGCGCGACGTGACCGGCACCGTGCAGTCCATCCCGCTCATCGCCTCGTCGGTGATGAGCAAAAAGATCGCGGGCGGGGCGCAAGCCATCGTGCTGGACGTGAAAGTGGGCAACGGCGCGTTCATGGAAAACCTCGAAGACGCGCGCCGCCTGGCCGGCTTGATGACGCAGATCGGCGAACTCGCGGGACGCAAAGTGACCGCCCTGCTTTCAGACATGAACCAGCCGCTCGGACACGCCGTCGGCAACGCGCTCGAAGTGCGCGAGGCGATTGATACGCTGCGCGGCGCGGGCCCAGCCGACTTCCGCGAACACTGCCTGCATGTGGCCGCGCACATGCTCGTTTTGGGCGAAGTGACCGGCTCGCTGGCGCAGGCGCGGGCGCTCGCCGAAGCATCCATCGCCGACGGCTCCGCGCTGGCGAAGTTCCGTCAGCTCGTGGGCGCGCAGGGCGGGGACGTCTCGTATGTGGACGACCCCGACAAACTGCCGCGCGCCGCGCTCGTCGAGACGGTCCGCGCGCCTCGAAGCGGATACCTCCAGCAGGTTCAGGCGCGGCGCGTGGGCGAGGCCTCGGTGTCGCTCGGAGCAGGACGCGCCCGCAAGGGCGATCCGCTCGACTTGTCGGTCGGATTCGTCGTCCATCACAAAGTCGGCGACGCGGTCGGGAAGGGCGATCCGCTCTTCACCGTCCACGCGGGCGACGCGGCCAAGCGCGACGCGGCCATTGCCTCGGGGCTGGCGGCGCACGTCATCGTGGACCATCCAGCGCCGCCCCTGCCGCTCTTCTACGAATGA
- a CDS encoding nucleoside-diphosphate kinase, which yields MERTLVLVKPDGVQRGLIGEVVSRLERRGLRLAAAKFMSVGRELAETHYAIHKGKPFYDGLITYITSAPVMAMVWEGPQAVAAVRQTMGATKPVEAAPGTLRHDFALEVGRNLTHASDSAENGAKEVALWFQPSELVDWKREVDRWIFEK from the coding sequence GTGGAACGAACCCTGGTACTTGTCAAACCCGACGGCGTCCAGCGCGGACTGATCGGGGAGGTCGTCTCCCGCCTCGAGCGGCGCGGACTGCGCCTCGCGGCGGCGAAATTCATGTCGGTCGGCAGGGAACTGGCCGAGACGCATTATGCGATCCACAAAGGCAAACCGTTTTACGACGGCTTGATTACGTACATCACGTCCGCGCCCGTGATGGCGATGGTTTGGGAAGGCCCGCAGGCGGTGGCGGCCGTCCGCCAGACGATGGGCGCGACGAAACCCGTCGAAGCCGCGCCCGGCACGCTCCGTCACGACTTTGCGCTCGAAGTGGGACGCAACCTCACGCACGCGTCGGACTCCGCTGAGAACGGCGCGAAGGAAGTGGCGCTGTGGTTCCAGCCGAGCGAGTTGGTGGATTGGAAGCGGGAAGTGGACCGCTGGATATTCGAAAAATAG